The Limimonas halophila genome includes a region encoding these proteins:
- a CDS encoding gamma-butyrobetaine hydroxylase-like domain-containing protein, with protein sequence MSDEDNAATRYGTQHWPLEIHYDSDSKTLRVDFDDGRSFTYPAEFLRVHSPSAEVQGHSPDQRQTVPGRKHVGIMAVEPVGNYAVRLRFDDLHDTGIYSWAYLRKLGEQQDTLWQQYLAELENQGLSREPQRRG encoded by the coding sequence ATGAGCGACGAGGACAACGCCGCCACCCGCTACGGCACCCAGCACTGGCCGCTGGAAATCCACTACGACAGTGACAGCAAGACGCTGCGCGTGGATTTCGACGACGGCCGAAGCTTCACCTACCCCGCCGAGTTCCTGCGCGTGCACAGCCCCTCGGCGGAGGTGCAGGGCCACAGCCCCGACCAGCGCCAGACCGTGCCGGGGCGCAAGCATGTCGGCATCATGGCCGTGGAGCCGGTGGGCAACTACGCCGTGCGCCTGCGCTTCGACGACCTGCACGACACCGGCATCTATTCCTGGGCCTACCTGCGCAAGCTGGGCGAGCAGCAGGACACGCTGTGGCAGCAGTACCTGGCCGAGCTGGAAAACCAGGGCCTTTCGCGCGAGCCCCAGCGCCGCGGCTGA
- a CDS encoding CarD family transcriptional regulator: MATAEQQFAVSEGDYVVYPAHGVGKVQGVETQEISGMSLELIVIRFDQDRMTVRLPVTKANAAGLRKLSSRNVMDSAISTLKTRSRAKKTMWSRRAQEYETKISSGDPVAIAEVVRDLYRGEDQGEQSYSERQMYQSALQRLAREYAAMEGTDEENAAYQLEAIIRAKRGQTTASA, translated from the coding sequence ATGGCGACGGCAGAGCAGCAGTTCGCGGTTTCCGAGGGCGATTACGTCGTTTACCCGGCCCACGGCGTCGGCAAGGTCCAGGGCGTGGAGACCCAGGAAATCTCGGGCATGAGCCTGGAGCTCATCGTGATCCGCTTCGACCAGGACCGGATGACGGTGCGCCTGCCCGTGACCAAGGCGAATGCGGCCGGGCTGCGCAAGCTGTCCAGCCGCAACGTGATGGACAGCGCGATCAGCACGCTCAAGACGCGCAGCCGCGCCAAGAAGACGATGTGGAGCCGGCGCGCGCAGGAGTACGAGACCAAGATCAGTTCCGGCGATCCGGTCGCCATCGCGGAGGTCGTCCGCGACCTTTACCGCGGCGAGGATCAGGGCGAGCAGTCCTACAGCGAGCGCCAGATGTACCAGTCGGCGCTGCAGCGCCTCGCCCGCGAGTACGCCGCGATGGAGGGCACGGACGAAGAGAACGCGGCCTATCAGCTGGAGGCGATCATCCGCGCCAAGCGCGGGCAGACGACGGCGTCCGCCTGA
- a CDS encoding CopD family protein, which produces MPDIALALALHALAAVVWVGGMAFAYAFVRPALGALEPPARQALWRGTFARFFPVVWVSIAVLLASGYYVLFQGFGGFAGAGMHVHLMHLLAWVMTAIFAYVFFGPWRRFKAGVDGGDPASAKAAIERIRVMVAINLTLGLIVVAVGASGRYWG; this is translated from the coding sequence ATGCCCGACATCGCCCTCGCGCTTGCCCTGCACGCGCTCGCCGCCGTCGTCTGGGTCGGCGGCATGGCCTTCGCCTACGCCTTCGTGCGCCCGGCCCTGGGCGCGCTGGAGCCGCCCGCGCGGCAGGCGCTGTGGCGCGGCACCTTCGCGCGCTTCTTCCCCGTGGTCTGGGTCAGCATCGCCGTGCTCCTGGCGAGCGGCTACTACGTGCTCTTCCAGGGCTTCGGCGGCTTCGCCGGCGCGGGGATGCACGTGCACCTCATGCACCTGCTGGCGTGGGTGATGACGGCGATCTTCGCCTACGTCTTCTTCGGCCCCTGGCGGCGCTTCAAGGCGGGCGTGGACGGCGGCGACCCGGCGAGCGCCAAGGCCGCGATCGAGCGCATCCGCGTGATGGTGGCGATCAACCTGACCCTGGGCCTGATCGTGGTGGCGGTGGGGGCGAGTGGGCGCTACTGGGGCTGA
- a CDS encoding Trm112 family protein: MSTEIDRKLLDILVCPVTKAELEYDRDNQELISRAAGLAYPIRDGIPIMLPDEARQLDA, translated from the coding sequence ATGAGCACCGAGATCGACCGCAAGCTGCTGGACATTCTGGTCTGCCCCGTCACCAAGGCGGAGCTGGAATACGACCGCGACAACCAGGAGCTGATCAGCCGCGCGGCGGGCCTCGCCTACCCCATCCGCGACGGCATCCCCATCATGCTGCCGGACGAGGCCCGCCAGCTCGACGCGTGA
- a CDS encoding TerB family tellurite resistance protein — protein sequence MFDKIKAIFTDPAGPARGEGIRFDPLQHAVAALLVEAARMDDHFDADEHATVARHLRERFELDEATAEHLVETAEAEADRAVEVYSFTRTVKDNVDHDERVAILQMLWEVAYSDGELHDYEANLMRRLTGLLHVSDQENGQARKAALARLGLTG from the coding sequence ATGTTCGACAAGATCAAGGCCATCTTCACCGATCCGGCCGGTCCGGCGCGCGGCGAAGGCATCCGCTTCGACCCCCTGCAGCACGCCGTGGCGGCGCTGCTGGTCGAGGCCGCGCGCATGGACGACCACTTCGACGCCGACGAACACGCCACGGTCGCGCGCCATCTGCGTGAGCGCTTCGAACTGGACGAAGCCACGGCCGAACATCTGGTCGAAACGGCGGAGGCCGAGGCCGACCGCGCGGTGGAAGTCTACAGCTTCACCCGCACGGTGAAGGACAACGTGGACCACGACGAGCGCGTGGCGATCCTGCAGATGCTGTGGGAGGTCGCCTACAGCGACGGCGAACTGCACGACTACGAGGCCAACCTGATGCGCCGGCTGACGGGACTGCTCCACGTCAGCGACCAGGAGAACGGCCAGGCGCGCAAGGCGGCGCTGGCGCGGCTGGGGCTTACCGGCTGA
- the fdxA gene encoding ferredoxin FdxA produces MTYVVTESCIKCKYTDCVEVCPVDCFYEGKNMLVIHPDECIDCGVCEPECPPEAILPDTDPEAEKWLDLNTQYSEQWPNITRKKDAPTDAESHQGEDDKYNKYFTPEPGSGDD; encoded by the coding sequence ATGACCTACGTTGTCACTGAATCCTGCATCAAGTGCAAGTATACGGACTGCGTCGAGGTGTGCCCCGTGGACTGCTTCTACGAGGGCAAGAACATGCTCGTCATCCACCCCGACGAGTGCATCGATTGCGGCGTGTGCGAGCCGGAGTGCCCGCCGGAAGCCATTCTGCCCGACACCGATCCCGAAGCGGAGAAGTGGCTGGACCTGAACACGCAGTACAGCGAGCAGTGGCCGAACATCACGCGCAAGAAGGACGCGCCCACCGACGCGGAAAGCCACCAGGGCGAGGACGACAAGTACAACAAGTACTTCACCCCCGAGCCCGGCAGCGGCGACGACTGA
- a CDS encoding DUF938 domain-containing protein, whose protein sequence is MSSNVYQSADSKPGFTEAEDARRSAPAALRNREPIREVLVRVLPTTGTVLEIAAGTGEHAVAFAAALPGVTWLPSDPEPGMRASIAAHAAAEGVANVAEPLDLDVSADTWPVERADALVCINLLHISPWAATQGLFAGCARILPPGAPVVVYGPFTRDGAHTSESNAKFDAQLRSKNPEWGIRDVAEVAGDAQRHGVALDEVVEMPANNLILVMRMTSDRRA, encoded by the coding sequence GTGAGCTCCAACGTTTACCAGAGCGCCGACAGCAAGCCGGGGTTCACCGAAGCCGAGGACGCGCGCCGTTCCGCGCCGGCCGCGCTGCGCAACCGCGAGCCCATCCGCGAGGTGCTGGTGCGGGTGCTGCCGACGACCGGCACCGTGCTGGAAATCGCCGCCGGCACGGGCGAGCACGCCGTCGCCTTCGCCGCCGCGCTGCCGGGCGTGACCTGGCTGCCCAGCGACCCCGAGCCGGGCATGCGCGCCTCCATCGCCGCCCACGCCGCGGCCGAGGGCGTCGCCAACGTCGCCGAGCCGCTGGACCTGGACGTCAGCGCCGATACTTGGCCGGTCGAGCGCGCGGACGCCCTCGTCTGCATCAACCTGCTGCACATCTCGCCGTGGGCGGCCACGCAGGGGCTGTTCGCCGGCTGCGCCCGCATCCTGCCGCCCGGCGCGCCCGTGGTCGTCTATGGCCCGTTCACGCGCGACGGCGCCCACACCAGCGAGAGCAACGCCAAGTTCGACGCGCAGTTGCGCAGCAAGAACCCGGAGTGGGGCATCCGCGACGTCGCCGAGGTCGCGGGCGACGCCCAGCGCCACGGCGTCGCCCTGGACGAGGTCGTCGAGATGCCCGCCAACAACCTGATCCTCGTCATGCGGATGACCTCGGACCGGCGGGCCTGA
- a CDS encoding prolyl-tRNA synthetase associated domain-containing protein: MSEDGGIQLVDGGSPATPDDLFRRLDELGIVVNTVEHPPVVTVDQAKELRGKLEGGHTKNLFLRDKKGRMWLVVCLEDREVDLKWLQEQLGAGRLSFGSADRLGRYLGVIPGAVTPFAAINDTTQAVQVVLDRGMMDTYAALNFHPLDNTMTTTIAARDLITFLEAIGHAPGTIDFDAGGAATGG; encoded by the coding sequence ATGAGCGAGGACGGCGGCATTCAACTCGTGGACGGCGGCAGCCCGGCGACGCCGGACGACCTCTTCCGCCGGCTCGACGAGCTGGGGATCGTGGTCAACACCGTGGAGCACCCGCCCGTGGTCACGGTGGACCAGGCCAAGGAGCTGCGCGGCAAGCTGGAGGGCGGCCACACCAAGAACCTCTTCCTGCGCGACAAGAAGGGGCGCATGTGGCTCGTCGTCTGCCTGGAGGACCGCGAGGTGGACCTCAAGTGGCTGCAGGAGCAGCTCGGCGCCGGGCGGCTGTCCTTCGGCAGCGCCGACCGCCTGGGCCGCTACCTGGGCGTGATTCCGGGCGCGGTGACGCCCTTCGCCGCCATCAACGACACCACCCAGGCCGTGCAGGTCGTGCTCGACCGCGGCATGATGGACACCTACGCCGCGCTCAACTTCCACCCGCTCGACAACACCATGACCACGACCATCGCCGCGCGCGACCTGATCACCTTCCTGGAGGCCATCGGCCACGCGCCGGGCACCATCGATTTCGACGCGGGCGGCGCGGCGACGGGCGGCTGA
- a CDS encoding LON peptidase substrate-binding domain-containing protein, with protein sequence MSEDTNPFDPRPDELPATLPIFPLPGVLLLPGGRLPLNVFEPRYLSLVRTALAESRMIGMVQPADEDCPERAAFECLPPEEAGGEGDPDADPGSGPVYRVGCAGRIVSFSETKDGRFLITLRGVTRFRIEREYPTRGGVRRVVPAFDRYLADLKPQQPKFDRVRLLEALAGYFEQQGIEADWDAIQQAPDCHLVTSLAMVCPFSSGEKQTLLEAPDITMRAQAMTSMLEMAILGGNQYDIAPSRH encoded by the coding sequence ATGAGCGAAGACACCAATCCCTTCGACCCGCGGCCCGACGAGCTGCCGGCCACCCTGCCGATCTTTCCGCTGCCCGGCGTGCTGCTGCTGCCGGGCGGCCGGCTGCCGCTCAATGTCTTCGAGCCGCGCTACCTCAGCCTCGTGCGCACGGCGCTGGCCGAATCGCGCATGATCGGGATGGTCCAACCCGCCGATGAGGATTGCCCCGAGCGCGCCGCGTTCGAGTGCCTGCCGCCCGAGGAGGCCGGCGGCGAAGGGGACCCCGACGCGGACCCGGGCAGCGGGCCCGTCTACCGCGTTGGCTGCGCGGGGCGCATCGTCTCCTTCAGCGAGACCAAGGACGGGCGTTTCCTGATCACGCTGCGCGGCGTGACGCGCTTCCGCATCGAGCGCGAATACCCCACCCGCGGCGGCGTGCGCCGGGTCGTGCCGGCCTTCGACCGCTACCTGGCCGATCTCAAGCCGCAGCAGCCGAAGTTCGACCGCGTGCGGCTGCTGGAGGCGCTGGCGGGGTACTTCGAGCAGCAGGGCATCGAGGCGGACTGGGACGCCATCCAGCAGGCGCCCGACTGCCACCTCGTCACCTCGCTGGCGATGGTGTGCCCCTTCTCCTCGGGCGAAAAGCAGACCCTGCTGGAAGCGCCCGACATCACGATGCGCGCGCAGGCGATGACAAGCATGCTGGAAATGGCGATCCTGGGCGGCAACCAGTACGACATCGCCCCGTCGCGCCATTGA
- a CDS encoding exopolysaccharide biosynthesis protein: MQRDLPDAEAGRAARVPTSAILRRLMHDAPADTVTLAWIVTRLGDRSFGIVLLLVALIGLLPGASPVMGLLLTVPAVQMLLGREVPRLPRRIAARPLSAPRFTRLVARLAPALERMERLVRPRWRTPFGATKRGIGLVVLLLAATMLAPLPFSHVLPVFAIGLLALAFLEEDGVLLALALAAATVSLGVTAAMVWGAVEAGMLL, translated from the coding sequence GTGCAGCGCGATCTTCCAGACGCCGAGGCGGGCCGAGCGGCGCGCGTGCCCACCTCGGCGATCCTGCGCCGGCTGATGCACGACGCCCCGGCGGACACCGTGACCCTGGCCTGGATCGTGACGCGCCTGGGTGATCGCTCCTTCGGCATCGTGCTGCTGCTGGTGGCGCTGATCGGGCTGCTGCCGGGCGCGTCGCCGGTCATGGGGCTGCTGCTCACCGTCCCGGCCGTGCAGATGCTGCTGGGGCGCGAGGTGCCCCGGCTGCCCCGGCGCATCGCCGCGCGCCCGCTGTCGGCCCCGCGTTTCACGCGGCTGGTGGCGCGACTGGCCCCGGCGCTGGAGCGCATGGAACGCCTCGTGCGCCCGCGCTGGCGCACGCCCTTCGGCGCGACCAAGCGCGGCATCGGCCTTGTGGTGCTGCTGCTGGCCGCGACCATGCTCGCGCCGCTGCCGTTCAGCCACGTCCTGCCCGTGTTCGCCATCGGGCTGCTGGCGCTGGCGTTTCTGGAGGAGGACGGCGTGCTGCTCGCGCTCGCGCTGGCCGCGGCCACGGTGTCGCTCGGTGTCACGGCCGCGATGGTGTGGGGCGCGGTCGAAGCCGGAATGTTGCTGTAA
- the trxA gene encoding thioredoxin produces the protein MNESLIGQAQQGGGNAPADVVKDTDQTNFARDVIEGSMQRPVIVDFWAPWCGPCKTLGPLLEKVVQEQNGKVQLVKLNVDENAELAQQLRIQSLPTVYAFYQGRPLDGFQGAQQESGVRQFVEEVAKAAGGSEEEQRQAIEQALQQAQGALDAGEAATAQSLYHQVLDRDEQNEQALAGLIRCHLANGDVTGARELFDALTEEVQAKPELDSARAAIELAEQSAGTGEIGELEQRIAADPADLQARYDLAMAYNAAGRREDACDQLLEIIKRDRHWEDEAARTQLVKFFEAWGAQDPVTKSARRRLSSILFA, from the coding sequence ATGAACGAGTCGCTCATCGGTCAGGCCCAGCAGGGCGGCGGAAACGCACCGGCCGACGTCGTCAAGGACACCGACCAGACCAACTTCGCGCGGGACGTCATCGAAGGCTCGATGCAGCGGCCCGTGATCGTGGACTTCTGGGCGCCCTGGTGCGGCCCCTGCAAGACCCTCGGTCCCCTGCTGGAGAAGGTCGTCCAGGAGCAGAACGGTAAGGTTCAGCTGGTCAAGCTGAACGTCGACGAGAACGCCGAGCTGGCCCAGCAGCTGCGCATCCAGTCCCTGCCCACCGTCTACGCCTTCTACCAGGGCCGGCCGCTCGACGGCTTCCAGGGCGCGCAGCAGGAATCCGGCGTGCGCCAGTTCGTCGAGGAGGTCGCCAAGGCCGCCGGCGGCTCCGAGGAGGAGCAGCGCCAGGCCATCGAGCAGGCGCTGCAGCAGGCCCAGGGCGCGCTCGACGCGGGCGAGGCCGCCACGGCGCAGAGCCTCTACCACCAGGTGCTGGACCGCGACGAGCAGAACGAGCAGGCGCTGGCGGGCCTGATCCGCTGCCACCTCGCCAACGGCGACGTCACCGGCGCGCGCGAGCTGTTCGACGCGCTCACCGAGGAGGTCCAGGCGAAGCCCGAGCTGGATTCCGCCCGCGCGGCCATCGAGCTGGCCGAACAGTCCGCCGGCACGGGCGAGATCGGCGAGCTGGAGCAGCGCATCGCCGCCGATCCGGCCGATCTGCAGGCGCGCTACGACCTGGCCATGGCCTACAACGCCGCCGGCCGGCGCGAGGACGCCTGTGACCAGCTGCTTGAGATCATCAAGCGCGACCGCCACTGGGAAGACGAGGCCGCGCGCACCCAACTCGTGAAGTTCTTCGAGGCGTGGGGCGCACAGGACCCCGTCACCAAGAGCGCGCGGCGCCGCCTGTCGTCGATCCTGTTCGCATGA
- a CDS encoding SMP-30/gluconolactonase/LRE family protein, which translates to MPPRRAARAAALACALTTAAAPVPAAETCTRRPLVDAAGGAPVRGVEDLAHDPATGRLYLSAYDRWAVADATDAGERPPDGGIYAVSAAALRAGDGKLRIRKLTGQLDGAFHPHGIGFARQGGKARLFAVNHAWGKAGGGWRKRFRLAVLEPTGDSLTRVASLRDPALCRANDVAARSPTTAFVTRDHGACRGFGRWLEMTLGLDRAKLLRVELTNEPRIRTVADELAMANGVTLGPDGARLAVAETRGERIRIYDAEAVHAGPVATHPLPGGPDNLTWSESGPILAAVHDSLTATGMARYRVFGHRRAGSHVVAVDPATGGTQTLVRDRTGTRLNMATAAIRTHGRLIAAGLLDDALLVCRENDGDT; encoded by the coding sequence ATGCCGCCGCGCCGAGCCGCCCGCGCCGCCGCCCTCGCCTGCGCCCTGACCACCGCCGCCGCGCCGGTGCCCGCCGCCGAGACCTGCACCCGCCGCCCGCTCGTGGACGCGGCGGGCGGCGCGCCGGTGCGCGGGGTGGAAGATCTCGCGCACGATCCCGCGACCGGCCGCCTCTACCTCTCCGCCTACGACCGCTGGGCCGTGGCCGACGCCACGGACGCGGGCGAGCGCCCGCCGGACGGCGGCATCTACGCGGTGTCGGCGGCCGCGCTGCGCGCGGGCGACGGCAAGCTGCGCATCCGCAAGCTGACGGGCCAATTGGACGGCGCCTTCCACCCCCACGGCATCGGCTTCGCGCGCCAGGGCGGCAAAGCGCGGCTGTTCGCGGTGAACCACGCCTGGGGCAAGGCCGGCGGCGGCTGGCGCAAGCGCTTCCGGCTGGCGGTCCTGGAACCGACCGGCGACAGCCTGACCCGCGTGGCCAGCCTGCGCGATCCGGCGCTGTGCCGCGCCAACGACGTCGCCGCGCGCTCGCCGACCACGGCCTTCGTCACGCGCGACCACGGCGCCTGCCGGGGGTTCGGGCGCTGGCTGGAGATGACGCTGGGCCTGGACCGGGCGAAGCTGCTGCGCGTAGAGCTGACAAACGAGCCGCGCATCCGAACGGTGGCCGACGAGCTGGCCATGGCGAACGGCGTGACGCTCGGGCCGGACGGCGCGCGGCTGGCGGTGGCGGAAACGCGCGGCGAGCGGATTCGCATCTACGACGCCGAGGCCGTGCACGCCGGGCCGGTGGCGACGCACCCCCTGCCCGGCGGGCCGGACAACCTGACCTGGAGCGAATCGGGGCCGATTCTGGCGGCCGTGCACGATTCGCTGACGGCGACGGGGATGGCGCGCTACCGCGTTTTTGGCCACCGGCGCGCGGGCAGCCACGTGGTCGCCGTCGACCCTGCGACGGGCGGCACGCAAACCCTGGTGCGCGACCGCACGGGCACGCGCCTGAACATGGCGACGGCGGCGATTCGCACGCACGGCAGACTGATCGCGGCGGGCCTGCTGGACGACGCGCTGCTGGTCTGCCGGGAAAACGACGGGGATACGTAA